From Coffea arabica cultivar ET-39 chromosome 2e, Coffea Arabica ET-39 HiFi, whole genome shotgun sequence, the proteins below share one genomic window:
- the LOC140036160 gene encoding E3 ubiquitin-protein ligase BRE1-like 1, translating to MGSTGEADRKRRQFSSISPTGAAAKKHPFMPLSEDKKLDAAVLKFQNQKLVEKLEAQKIEIIDFKEKIGKLTVKQLPYENVVAVVSNSWEETVKDLESHSIHTNDCAKCERGVKDLLVRDGANPLPYNGGGSSPSDTFSSRDASPDDALLSRLLVTGATESSSTCNVTNNTEEGNHEDSKKIRNTLHTILAAVDHQWKLKDNLCSTALSAFSEDGSHRQRTSLDLQAEVKNVRMSIGNLHSKHKSLAFELQKHKDSEAKSKAELKHLREELESTIAELEESNHQLAVLKAEKDAGKGPIFPILNLGNKAVAVDKSRDKEKDLQDMESALSNLLDQSSCRLLELKRLHEERIDVLKHLSTLQNTLKNIKSICSSQAYLLLKDQATKVKADIVQYQALYEKLQVEKDNLAWREKEMHLRVELLDINHRSASVADLRITELEKGIQKYINEKNLIEVKLEEALREPSRKEIIAKFKALVSSFPVEMGHMQSQLSKYKETATDIHTLRADVKSLSSILEQKAKHLGKLSARSAEQAASILKLQAVVHDLKESDKELKLILQMYRRESITSRDVLEARDSEYKAWAHVQSLKTSPKLACLKLETT from the exons ATGGGGAGCACAGGAGAAGCAGATAGAAAGCGGCGTCAATTTAGCTCCATATCACCTACTGGTGCTGCTGCCAAGAAGCATCCTTTTATGCCATTATCTGAGGATAAAAAG CTGGATGCGGCAGTGcttaaatttcaaaatcagAAGCTCGTTGAGAAATTAGAAGCACAGAAAATCGAGATTATTGATTTCAAGGAGAAAATTGGTAAGCTGACGGTGAAACAACTGCCATATGAGAACGTTGTTGCAGTTGTCAGTAATTCCTGGGAAGAG ACTGTTAAGGACTTGGAATCACATTCTATACACACAAATGACTGTGCGAAATGTGAGCGAGGTGTCAAAGATCTACTTGTCAGAGATGGTGCAAATCCTTTGCCTTATAATG GCGGTGGTTCTTCTCCTAGTGACACCTTTTCTTCAAGGGATGCTTCACCTGATGATGCTTTGTTAAGCCGGCTTTTAGTGACAGGAGCAACTGAAAGTAGTTCTACCTGTAACGTCACAAACAATACAGAAGAGGGTAATCATGAAGACAGCAAAAAGATCAGGAACACATTGCATACAATTCTAGCTGCCGTTGATCATCAATGGAAGTTAAAGGATAATTTATGCAGTACAGCTTTGAGTGCATTTTCTGAAGATG GATCACACCGGCAAAGGACATCTCTAGACTTGCAGGCAGAAGTTAAGAATGTAAGAATGAGTATAGGCAATCTTCATTCAAAGCACAAATCATTGGCTTTTGAACTGCAAAAGCACAAGGATTCAGAGGCAAAGAGTAAAGCTGAACTGAAGCATTTAAGAG AGGAGTTGGAAAGTACTATAGCAGAACTTGAGGAAAGTAATCATCAATTAGCAGTTCTAAAAGCAGAAAAAGATGCAGGAAAGGGGCCAATTTTCCCCATCCTTAATCTGGGTAATAAGGCTGTTGCTGTTGACAAGTCCAGAGATAAAGAAAAGGATCTGCAGGACATGGAGTCAGCACTTAGCAACTTATTG GATCAATCGTCTTGTCGGCTATTAGAACTGAAGCGTCTTCATGAAGAAAGGATAGATGTATTGAAGCACTTATCCACTTTGCAG AACACTTTGAAAAATATCAAGTCAATTTGCTCTTCACAAGCTTATCTCCTTTTGAAAGATCAAGCTACGAAGGTTAAAGCAGATATAGTCCAATATCAAGCACTCTATGAGAAACTACAG GTTGAGAAAGACAATTTGGCCTGGAGGGAAAAGGAAATGCATTTGAGAGTTGAATTGCTCGATATTAACCATCGATCTGCCTCTGTTGCTGATTTGAGGATCACTGAGCTGGAAAAAGGGATACAGAAgtatataaatgaaaaaaatcttATTGAAGTCAAGCTGGAAGAAGCATTAAGAGAACCCA GTAGAAAAGAAATCATTGCAAAGTTCAAAGCTTTGGTTTCTTCATTTCCTGTGGAAATGGGCCATATGCAGAGTCAGCTGAGTAAATACAAAGAGACAGCTACTGATATTCATACTCTACGTGCTGATGTTAAATCTCTGTCTAGTATTCTTGAGCAAAAG GCCAAACATTTGGGAAAATTGTCTGCTAGGTCAGCTGAGCAAGCCGCTAGCATTCTAAAGTTACAGGCCGTA